A single region of the Epinephelus fuscoguttatus linkage group LG14, E.fuscoguttatus.final_Chr_v1 genome encodes:
- the mrpl33 gene encoding 39S ribosomal protein L33, mitochondrial, which produces MFLTSVNLAKAKSKTILVQMVSAAGTGYFFNTKRNRLTDKLVLRKHDPFVNKHVLFFEKKKIRSI; this is translated from the exons ATGTTTCTTACGAGCGTAAATT TGGCCAAGGCAAAATCAAA GACCATCCTGGTTCAGATGGTGAGCGCTGCAGGGACAGGCTACTTCTTCAACACGAAGAGGAACCGTCTCACAGACAAACTGGTGCTGCGCAAACATGATCCATTTG TGAACAAGCACGTCCTGTTCTttgagaagaagaagatcagATCGATTTAA